In Calditrichia bacterium, the following are encoded in one genomic region:
- a CDS encoding PAS domain S-box protein produces MQSFFRNQHSFQIFVETASHAIIVSNSTGKIEYANESAAKLHLCNRDELIGQPAELLIPERLREQYQQYIGKTPLNNHQNTHTHRLDTFALRSDGSEIPVDINLNRIEIDDENYLISFISEISRRKEVENALRESEARYRGLFEDDLTGNFIMDGQGNILMCNPAFAKLFGFENPRVAQYSDFMERFTDDEARTDFIEEIHRQKKLALYEITLRKTNGKLIYVLANLVGNFNDAGKLTGVKGYLLDISRRREIEAQFLQAQKMESLGILAGSIAHDFSNFVSVIEGYAEIILMKMDETDPMRNFVEKIQQTNKQAGLLIKQIQAFSRRQEALLMRIDPNYAIREIKEILDRLIGKKINFQLHCGVDIGTIIADPVQLEQAIMNLAVNARDAMPNGGTLTVRTYRTKLGESDVLHSEAEPGEFVCIEIQDTGIGMDEETKSHIFEPFFTTKPRGKGTGLGLSTVYGIIKQSHGHISVTSFPEKGTTFRMFFPIVPIENAESV; encoded by the coding sequence GTGCAATCATTTTTCCGGAACCAACACAGTTTTCAGATTTTTGTTGAAACTGCGTCACATGCGATTATTGTCAGTAATTCGACGGGTAAAATTGAATACGCAAATGAATCTGCAGCAAAATTACATTTGTGCAACAGGGATGAGTTGATCGGACAACCCGCAGAACTGCTTATTCCGGAACGGCTTCGCGAACAATATCAACAATATATTGGGAAAACGCCGTTAAACAACCATCAAAATACCCACACCCATCGCCTGGATACTTTCGCCCTCCGGTCGGACGGTTCGGAAATTCCGGTTGATATCAACCTGAACCGTATTGAAATCGATGACGAAAACTATCTCATCAGTTTTATTTCGGAAATCAGTCGCCGAAAAGAAGTGGAGAACGCGCTTCGGGAAAGCGAAGCCCGCTATCGCGGATTGTTTGAAGATGATTTAACCGGAAATTTTATCATGGACGGACAGGGCAATATTTTGATGTGCAATCCGGCATTCGCCAAATTGTTCGGATTTGAAAATCCCCGGGTTGCTCAATATTCCGATTTTATGGAACGCTTTACCGACGATGAAGCCCGGACAGATTTTATCGAAGAAATACATCGTCAAAAAAAGCTTGCCCTTTACGAAATCACCCTCCGCAAAACCAATGGCAAACTGATTTATGTGTTGGCAAATCTCGTCGGAAATTTTAACGATGCCGGGAAATTGACCGGAGTGAAAGGCTATTTGCTGGATATCAGCCGCCGCCGGGAAATTGAAGCACAGTTTCTGCAAGCCCAAAAAATGGAAAGTTTGGGCATTTTGGCAGGGAGCATCGCGCATGATTTCAGCAATTTTGTATCGGTCATCGAAGGGTATGCGGAAATCATTTTGATGAAAATGGATGAAACCGATCCGATGCGAAATTTTGTTGAAAAAATACAGCAAACCAACAAACAGGCTGGTCTGTTAATCAAACAAATACAGGCATTTAGCAGAAGACAGGAAGCGCTGTTAATGCGCATCGATCCCAATTACGCCATTCGGGAAATTAAAGAAATACTCGATCGGTTGATTGGGAAAAAAATCAATTTTCAACTGCATTGCGGCGTGGATATCGGCACGATTATCGCAGATCCGGTTCAACTGGAGCAAGCCATTATGAATTTGGCAGTGAACGCCCGCGACGCCATGCCAAATGGCGGCACGCTTACCGTTCGGACCTATCGAACAAAACTCGGCGAATCGGATGTGCTCCACAGTGAAGCCGAACCGGGTGAATTTGTCTGCATCGAAATACAGGATACCGGCATCGGGATGGACGAAGAAACAAAATCGCACATTTTTGAACCTTTTTTCACCACAAAACCGCGCGGTAAAGGCACCGGTTTGGGACTCTCGACCGTTTACGGAATTATCAAACAAAGTCACGGGCATATCAGCGTAACATCTTTTCCGGAAAAAGGCACCACGTTCAGGATGTTTTTTCCGATTGTTCCGATAGAAAATGCGGAAAGCGTGTGA
- a CDS encoding ferrous iron transport protein A: MNQDSLDKLKPGECCVIREYCNCTSDTNCLMEMGLLEGTPVKLIKFAPLGDPMEIRFRGYNLSIRKDVARSILVEKG, translated from the coding sequence ATGAATCAAGACTCTCTGGACAAATTGAAACCGGGCGAATGTTGCGTTATCCGGGAATATTGCAATTGCACCAGCGATACCAACTGTCTGATGGAAATGGGGCTTCTGGAAGGCACACCGGTAAAGTTGATCAAGTTTGCACCCTTGGGCGATCCTATGGAAATTCGTTTCCGGGGCTACAACCTTTCGATCCGGAAAGACGTAGCCCGCTCTATTTTGGTTGAAAAGGGATAG
- the feoB gene encoding ferrous iron transport protein B, with protein sequence MSVNVENLTAHQSYSIKKFRVALVGNPNTGKTSVFNALTGLRQKVGNYPGVTVEKKSGMLISPGGAKVEVIDLPGLYSLNPQSLDEEIAVETLYSDDAIDLIVVVADASNLNRNLYLVSQLLELNKPTLLALNMVDVAKAHGIEINIDELAASLAVTVIPVIGSKGEGIPELRRTIFDILESTDSKKVSPPQWLKDPALETFYQPFIGEIAENTELTNLEARLRLQRIFREVKTFRENAASSNGKLSTADYPKLNSVIYDKYDEWQQLEAKVRYRWVDSICDKIICRLDEEKRSFSDKIDQVLTHHIAGPIVFLLLFSVVFQSIFTWAEAPMDAIETGVGWLGELVANLLPAGALQSLIVDGAIGGVGSILVFLPQILFLFFFLSLLEDSGYMTRVAFMMDRFMRGAGLSGRSIIPLLSSFACAIPGIMATRTIRNWQERLITIMIAPLMSCSARLPVYTLMIGAFIPNQRIAGVFSLAGFTLLAMYLLGVVAAIVAALVFKKFLIRGRSPASFMMELPPYRLPSLRWTLLQMWERAKIFVTDAGKIILAMSLVLWFLSSYPKTDAGTEATAGEQIRQSYAGQIGQIIEPVIEPLGFDWKLGIGLITSFAAREVLVSTLATIYNVESGDENSLSLRDALRNETDPETGKPRYTPLVAISLMVFFVLACQCMSTVAIVKRETNSWRWPIIMIVYMTALAYIGSLVVYQGGLLLGLG encoded by the coding sequence ATGTCTGTAAATGTTGAAAACCTGACGGCACACCAGTCATATTCCATAAAAAAATTCCGGGTTGCTCTTGTGGGCAACCCAAATACAGGCAAAACTTCCGTGTTTAATGCACTAACCGGATTGCGCCAAAAAGTGGGTAATTATCCCGGCGTTACGGTTGAAAAAAAATCGGGCATGCTCATTTCGCCCGGTGGTGCAAAGGTTGAAGTTATCGATTTACCCGGATTATACAGCTTGAACCCGCAATCGCTGGACGAAGAAATTGCCGTAGAAACGCTGTATTCAGATGATGCGATCGATCTGATTGTTGTTGTTGCGGATGCCAGTAACCTGAACCGGAATTTGTATTTAGTCAGCCAATTGCTGGAGCTCAACAAACCGACATTGCTGGCACTGAATATGGTGGATGTCGCCAAAGCGCATGGCATCGAAATCAACATTGATGAACTTGCTGCATCGCTGGCGGTTACCGTTATTCCGGTTATTGGTAGCAAAGGGGAAGGCATTCCCGAATTACGGCGCACAATTTTTGACATTCTTGAATCGACGGATAGCAAAAAAGTGTCGCCCCCGCAATGGTTGAAAGATCCTGCACTGGAAACATTTTACCAACCCTTTATCGGTGAAATTGCTGAAAATACTGAACTTACAAATTTGGAAGCGCGGTTGCGGCTGCAGCGCATATTCCGCGAAGTGAAAACCTTTCGGGAAAATGCCGCATCGTCAAATGGCAAATTGAGTACTGCAGATTACCCAAAACTGAACAGTGTTATTTATGATAAATATGACGAATGGCAGCAACTGGAAGCCAAAGTCCGCTATCGTTGGGTGGATAGCATTTGCGACAAAATCATATGTCGTTTAGACGAAGAAAAACGCAGCTTCAGCGATAAAATTGATCAGGTGCTGACGCATCATATCGCCGGACCAATTGTATTTCTGCTGCTGTTTTCGGTTGTTTTCCAATCGATTTTCACATGGGCAGAAGCGCCGATGGATGCCATTGAAACCGGTGTCGGATGGTTGGGTGAACTGGTTGCCAACCTGCTGCCGGCGGGCGCGTTGCAAAGTTTGATTGTCGATGGCGCCATTGGCGGCGTTGGCTCAATTCTGGTTTTTCTGCCGCAAATTCTCTTTCTTTTTTTCTTCCTCTCACTGCTGGAAGATTCCGGATACATGACCCGCGTTGCATTTATGATGGATCGATTTATGCGCGGTGCCGGGCTTTCCGGGCGTTCGATAATTCCGTTGCTGTCGTCTTTTGCCTGCGCCATTCCCGGCATTATGGCAACCCGGACCATCCGCAACTGGCAGGAACGGCTGATCACAATTATGATTGCACCGCTCATGAGTTGCAGCGCCCGCTTGCCGGTGTACACGCTGATGATCGGCGCATTTATCCCGAACCAACGGATTGCCGGCGTATTTTCACTTGCTGGATTCACATTGCTGGCAATGTATTTATTGGGTGTGGTTGCGGCAATTGTTGCAGCATTGGTGTTCAAAAAATTTCTGATTCGCGGCAGATCGCCGGCATCTTTTATGATGGAGTTGCCACCGTATCGCCTGCCCTCGCTGCGCTGGACGCTGTTGCAAATGTGGGAACGCGCCAAAATATTTGTCACTGACGCCGGAAAAATTATTCTGGCGATGTCGCTGGTGCTCTGGTTTTTGTCATCTTATCCCAAAACGGATGCCGGAACAGAAGCCACAGCCGGCGAACAAATTCGCCAAAGTTATGCCGGACAAATCGGGCAGATCATCGAGCCGGTTATCGAACCGCTGGGTTTTGACTGGAAACTGGGCATCGGTCTGATTACGTCATTCGCCGCCCGCGAAGTGCTGGTTAGTACACTGGCAACCATATATAATGTAGAAAGTGGCGATGAAAATTCGCTCAGCCTTCGTGATGCGCTCCGCAACGAAACCGATCCCGAAACCGGAAAACCGCGGTACACACCGTTAGTTGCCATTTCGTTGATGGTATTTTTTGTGCTGGCTTGCCAGTGCATGTCCACCGTGGCAATTGTGAAACGGGAAACCAACAGTTGGCGCTGGCCGATTATCATGATTGTTTATATGACTGCGCTGGCGTATATCGGCTCGCTGGTGGTGTATCAGGGTGGATTGTTATTAGGTTTAGGTTAA
- a CDS encoding FeoB-associated Cys-rich membrane protein produces the protein MIDFQEVIAFSIVGFALIYIIYTLFSKNTAESECGGCSKCAAGKSQPSSTIEIIQK, from the coding sequence ATGATTGATTTTCAAGAAGTTATCGCATTTTCAATTGTCGGGTTTGCGCTCATTTACATCATCTATACCCTGTTTAGCAAAAATACTGCTGAAAGCGAATGCGGCGGTTGCAGCAAATGTGCTGCCGGCAAATCGCAACCCTCATCAACTATCGAAATTATCCAGAAATAA
- a CDS encoding PorT family protein: protein MKRYFATLLVLCMMIGTQSVFAQLSIKKGLKAGLNVSNFRADTDEGEELKTKNGFNGGVYLEIDPIGPLSFQGEALFTQKGGKLVETDGSNEAETTLKVNYFEIPVLVKLQVPVAPPLVSSNFYAGPAFAFKASESADYKLNGEDVDVEDSEDLFKGSDMGAVVGASMSFSTMGLASVFIDLRYTLGLSNIIKEEFQENDDDTAKNGVISLSVGLGF, encoded by the coding sequence ATGAAGCGATATTTTGCTACCCTCTTGGTGCTGTGCATGATGATTGGAACGCAGTCCGTTTTTGCCCAATTGTCCATCAAAAAAGGCTTGAAAGCCGGTTTGAACGTATCAAATTTCAGGGCTGATACAGATGAAGGTGAGGAATTAAAAACCAAAAATGGTTTCAACGGCGGCGTCTATCTGGAAATTGATCCGATTGGCCCGTTGTCATTTCAGGGTGAAGCGTTGTTTACCCAAAAAGGCGGAAAATTAGTTGAAACAGATGGCAGCAATGAAGCAGAAACGACTCTCAAAGTAAATTATTTTGAAATTCCGGTATTAGTGAAATTGCAGGTTCCGGTTGCACCGCCATTGGTATCGTCCAATTTTTATGCCGGTCCGGCGTTCGCGTTCAAAGCCAGCGAAAGTGCCGATTATAAATTGAACGGCGAAGATGTGGACGTTGAAGACAGTGAAGATCTGTTCAAAGGATCGGATATGGGTGCGGTTGTCGGCGCCAGCATGTCCTTTTCGACTATGGGATTGGCATCCGTATTTATCGATTTGCGATATACCCTCGGTTTGTCCAATATCATCAAAGAAGAATTTCAGGAAAATGATGACGACACCGCAAAAAATGGTGTGATTTCGTTGTCGGTCGGTTTGGGATTCTAA
- a CDS encoding M28 family peptidase — MRKKTRHLFAIAGLLGAMQCFAQTKFEPVLGEISRDSLRQHMAFLGSDALAGRGTGTPGELAAADYIRGVFRRYNLQSPRQTEDYFQMIPMHGSLPLAESVLRIHYNEKIIDLNLGSDYLLMKTGPQTFVSQPVEMVFAGYGIVAPEFDYNDYQNTDVRGKIVVAFSGEPPSENLAYFDGKAESIYALPEAKLRQAISRGALGILLIADQFYTNSQHWERLQREFTFEDVTLAYRSVSQFSAVLNPVTAYELLQKSGIPLDRLRQNTEQGQQENFTLNSRLSFKGEFIERNFRSPNVIGFLPGNDPVLAERTVIVSAHYDHLGIGPAVAGDSIYNGVFDNAAGVAATLEIARVLSESRENLRRSVLFVLLTGEEKGLLGSQFYVDHPVVPLFQTVANVNIDGLAMFDLFDDIVGIGAELSSLDAFLANAAGATGLQVANLPEMIVMMQAFDRSDQIAFAQAGIPSVLTMEGLNYRNLTPAEGLRLIREWGETRYHTPFDDMYQPMNLEAARLHTRFLAQLCAILASSDDEPQWHSNSRFRTVRLQTIAEKR; from the coding sequence TTGAGAAAAAAAACGCGACATTTATTTGCGATTGCAGGCTTGCTCGGCGCGATGCAATGTTTTGCCCAAACCAAATTTGAGCCCGTTTTGGGGGAAATTTCCCGGGATTCGTTGCGGCAGCACATGGCGTTTCTCGGCAGCGATGCATTAGCCGGGCGCGGCACCGGAACGCCCGGCGAACTCGCCGCCGCAGATTATATTCGCGGCGTTTTTCGGCGATACAATCTGCAATCTCCCCGACAAACGGAAGATTATTTTCAAATGATACCCATGCACGGCAGTTTGCCGCTGGCAGAATCTGTTTTGCGGATTCACTATAATGAAAAAATCATCGATCTCAATCTCGGTAGCGATTATTTACTGATGAAAACCGGACCACAAACCTTTGTTTCGCAACCGGTTGAGATGGTTTTTGCCGGATACGGTATTGTTGCGCCGGAGTTCGATTATAACGATTATCAAAATACCGATGTTCGCGGCAAAATTGTTGTCGCGTTTTCGGGTGAACCGCCATCGGAAAACCTTGCATATTTTGACGGAAAAGCAGAAAGTATTTACGCATTGCCTGAAGCCAAATTGCGTCAGGCAATCTCGCGTGGAGCGTTGGGAATCCTGCTGATTGCCGATCAATTTTACACAAATTCGCAACATTGGGAGCGATTGCAGCGCGAATTTACGTTTGAAGATGTGACGTTGGCATATCGTTCCGTCAGCCAGTTCAGCGCGGTGTTGAATCCGGTTACCGCTTACGAATTGTTGCAAAAGTCCGGTATTCCGTTGGATAGATTGCGCCAGAATACCGAACAGGGGCAACAGGAAAATTTTACGCTAAATTCCCGACTGTCGTTTAAAGGCGAATTCATCGAGCGGAATTTTCGATCACCGAATGTGATAGGATTTTTACCCGGCAACGACCCGGTTTTGGCAGAACGAACGGTGATCGTCAGCGCCCATTACGATCATTTGGGGATTGGTCCGGCGGTCGCCGGCGACTCGATTTACAACGGCGTTTTTGATAACGCCGCCGGTGTTGCGGCAACCCTGGAAATTGCCCGCGTGCTGTCCGAATCGCGCGAAAATCTGCGGCGTTCGGTGCTGTTTGTGCTGCTCACCGGCGAAGAAAAAGGGCTGCTCGGTTCGCAATTTTATGTGGATCATCCGGTGGTGCCGCTGTTTCAGACAGTTGCAAATGTGAATATCGACGGGCTGGCGATGTTCGATTTGTTCGATGATATTGTTGGCATCGGCGCTGAGCTGTCTTCGCTCGATGCGTTTCTGGCGAATGCCGCTGGTGCAACCGGATTACAGGTTGCCAACCTGCCGGAAATGATCGTGATGATGCAGGCATTCGATCGCTCCGATCAGATCGCTTTTGCGCAGGCGGGCATTCCATCCGTACTGACGATGGAGGGATTGAACTATCGCAACCTCACGCCGGCGGAAGGATTGCGACTGATTCGCGAATGGGGCGAAACGCGCTATCACACGCCATTTGATGATATGTATCAACCGATGAATTTGGAAGCTGCGCGACTGCACACCCGGTTTTTGGCGCAATTGTGCGCCATTCTGGCGAGCAGCGATGATGAACCGCAGTGGCACAGCAACTCGCGGTTTCGTACTGTCCGGCTGCAAACAATCGCGGAAAAACGATAA
- a CDS encoding phosphate ABC transporter substrate-binding protein — MKAIQKMLLIGCIAMLLACGGTRQQSPQIIRIKGSDTMLLLSEKWAQAFMVAHPGVSVYVSGGGTATGIQALIRGDVEISTASRPINTSEVQQLAAEFQKIGLAVLVARDALSVYLHPENPVSDLTLKQLKEIFSGDIRNWREVGGNDAPIEVLCRPKKSSGTYAYFREHILENRDYSTDALVLQTTGEIVGHIRNHPNAIGYGGLGYGQDLRHCRVNSIPATHSSVQYDLYPISRYLYFYTVDKPRGVTRQFIDWVLSEAGQQIVEESGYIPLWEIK; from the coding sequence GTGAAAGCTATTCAAAAAATGTTGCTGATTGGCTGTATTGCGATGCTCCTCGCCTGCGGCGGAACGCGCCAACAATCGCCGCAAATCATTCGCATTAAAGGATCGGACACGATGTTGCTCCTCAGCGAAAAATGGGCACAGGCGTTCATGGTCGCGCATCCGGGCGTTTCGGTTTACGTGAGCGGTGGCGGGACTGCAACCGGCATTCAGGCGTTGATTCGCGGCGATGTGGAAATTTCCACCGCATCACGCCCGATCAACACCTCGGAAGTGCAGCAATTGGCTGCGGAATTCCAGAAAATCGGATTGGCTGTGCTGGTCGCCCGCGATGCGCTGAGCGTTTATTTGCATCCCGAAAACCCGGTTTCCGATCTCACCCTCAAACAATTGAAAGAAATTTTTAGCGGTGATATTCGCAATTGGCGGGAAGTCGGCGGCAACGATGCGCCGATTGAGGTGCTTTGCCGACCTAAAAAAAGTTCCGGCACTTACGCATATTTCCGGGAGCATATTTTGGAAAATCGCGATTATTCAACCGATGCGCTGGTGCTGCAAACCACCGGGGAAATTGTCGGACACATTCGCAACCATCCCAATGCCATCGGTTACGGCGGATTGGGATATGGGCAGGATCTCCGGCATTGCCGGGTAAACAGCATTCCGGCGACGCACAGCAGTGTGCAATATGATCTGTATCCGATTTCGCGATATCTCTATTTTTACACAGTGGACAAACCGCGCGGCGTTACCCGTCAATTTATCGATTGGGTGCTAAGCGAAGCGGGTCAGCAAATTGTTGAGGAATCCGGATATATTCCGCTGTGGGAAATCAAATAA